AAACGTGAAAGATCCTAAACATTcacacagaggagacacaaGGCGAACATGACGAGGCTATCGCAGCCTCCCACGCACTCAAAAATCGTCGCCCCTAcacgcgaagaaaaaacacgcGAGTCTCGAATCATGCCTGCATGCACATCCGCGATTGTGTCCTCGTCTGCCTGCCACCTAGAACTCCACAACAACATACACAGATATGTGtgcttatatatatgtgcatgtgtatatatatgtatatgtatgtgtacaTGTATagatatttatatatacatatacaagtacatatgtatctatatgcatatacatttAAATATATGCAAATATACATAGGCATATACATGCGCGGCGGATTTCAAAACCCCTCTGCATTCAGAGCGCGCGGTTTGCCTGTGCTTTACCTGCACAGAAATCCGTCCTTCGTTTCTTTCGAGGAGGGAAATGATCACTTCTGTCCAGAAGGCAATGTAGGACGCCTTCCCAAGGTCAGACAACGGTCGCTCGGGCGTGCCTGCTttcctctcggcgcgcgaaaGAGCGTAGGAAAAGTTGATCAGGAACTTTCCGTATCCTTTTCGCTGGTGCTGCATGCATACCGCAGAAGCACACGAAAAACACCCAGTCAGCTGGAAGATGCCCACACAGAGAGGTACGACTATCAACACCACACCCACCTAGTACCCCGACATGCATCATACATACAGAGAGATGCGTATATCGCATTCGTCCGTGCAGCATATCTTTTTCAGTGCGACAGCAAAACAGGCTACCCCAGAGAACGCCTAGTTCCGTTcactgcctcgtcgcctgcttcgtctctgcttgtttccctccctccccctttctctctctgtgcgcgtCTATGCCGCGCGCCAAGAGCGATTACCAGCCGCACCTGAGGGAGCGTGAGAATGCAGGACACGTTGTTTTTTGAGTACTTCTCTTTGGAGAAGTACCCTGTGATGTGGTAGCCCTTCTCGTCGATCTCCGTCATCACGTAGAAGAGGAAAAGGCTGACGGGGTGTCTGTACAGAGCACAGCCCCAGCAGGCACGTGCAGGCCAGTTCGAAGCCGTGGGAGAAAAAACTGAGGGCGAAGAAAAGTTAAATGCGCTTCGCAGGGCGCGCTCTCTAATTTAGCCCCGGAACAACCGCGCAGAAGCGTTTCGGCTTTGGGGGAccgcagagagcagaggaCTTCGAGGCTGAAGGCACAGGCGCTGAACCGAGAAAGGCCGCGTTTTATTTGCAGAgcgtgcgcccgcgccgcatgcagagacgccACCGCCGTGTCAGCGCGTCAGGCCTCACCTCAGCGTTTTGTGGTCAAGAAAAAGCTTGGACAGGAAACAGAGATTCTCGCAGTACACCCGACAGTGGTTCCCGTCGACCTCGAACATGGCAATGTCTTTGTCTCTGAAAAGAAACCATCCGGAcacggaggaagaggagctgcagccgcgcagtGGAAACTCCCGAGGCAAGCGATTGAGCAGCGgagcatctcctatgctccttaacatcgCAGCGATGTCGAATTACGCACCCAGATGACTCCATGTCAGCGAGGGCAAGCGCATCGCGGTGGACCCATTCTAGCGAGGGCGggagtcgcgcggcgcgtgaagagaaaaggcgaTTCCCCGTCCCCAGGCTAcagagccgcgcgaagaaCGAGAAGAGCGACCCCTACGAAACCACGCGAGACGGGAGTGAAGGAAAAACGAAAGCCGCATGCCTACCTGTATATTTCGTTCCCCGGCGGATGTCGGCATTCGCAGAGCCGCGTATGGCGCTGGAGCTCTGTTTCCTCCCTGAACAGAAAGACACATAAACGCGACAGAAGAAACTGTGCACAACACTGCACATCCAACGCCTCTCGACGCGGCAGTCATGCGCTCAAAACAGAAGACCGGAAGCCCCTTGTCTCTCCCCCAAGgccccgctcgcctctcAACCCCCCTCTTGAAGGCAAGGTCTCACCGGAAGAAGGTGAGGCAGAACTCGCAGATGTGCAGAGTGTGGACATTTTGAAAGAGCTTCGGATAGGGCGAGAAGTACCACGTGTCGACGCTGTATCTTCCCATGCGGATTTTGTTAATGCTTTTCACCtttgtcgcctcctcgtgctCGCGCAGATACTCTTCATCCATGCCTGGCGAACAACAGTTCAAAAAAACGCAGCGCCTGAGGACCAACCTtcccgcccgcctcgcgctctctgggGCGACCCACCAACGTAAAAATCCGAAACAAACACGCCACCATACACGACCCTTATCACAGACAAAAACATATTTCTAGACGCGTATCTATAACTGTatctgtgtctgtctctctcacTCTACTCATCTATATATCCATCAATCCATAGGTATATCTCTACCTCTCTCTACTGACCACTTTATCTATTTTCTATGGATGCATCGCCGTAGGAGTATCCGCTCCTGCTGCCCCGTATGTACGCAGACAGGCCTGCTGGTCCGCTGAATATGCAGGTGTAGTTACAGCCGAAACAGCCGCACCGAAACAGACAGAGAGcaaacacacgcagagaTAAATGCAAACATGTGTACATATGTGAGCGGTGCACGCCACCGTTATTCTGTGCGACCGCAGCCCGCACACTGGCGCGTGAGAGGCCTGCACGGCCGGTCGTTCGTCTGTCCCCTCTGtttctcttccgccgcgaggccagGGCACCCTAAAAAGTCCAATTCTTCTTTAACTCTCCTTGCCACTTTCCGGACCTGCatgctcgtcgtcgctggagTCTGGGACTTCCTTGACGCTCGGCTCGTCCGGCGGCAAGTCGGCTTCATTTTCGCGAATTTCTTCCCAAGCTTTCCACTGATCCAACCTGGAGGcaaagcagaaaaacagTTTCCTGCGAAACGTCGAGTCGCACGAGCTACACGGCAACAGAGCCGGCGCTGGTGGCGCCGAGAGTCATCCGAGGCCCCAGCGGTGACAGACAGCCACACGGCCGCGCGGGTCCACTTTTTTTCCACCCTTCGTGCtgctctgcgctgcagcgaagcagagcctgcgcgcgcgaggctgcgcaaCCCCGGAGTTACCGAGGTTTGCTTCCACAAAGACGACTCTCAGCGGAGCAGAGGAGACCGGAGACGGAGACGCACCGTCTGTCGAAACCGAGAAAATGCACGTAGTAGTCGTAGTCGTCGGGAGAAGGACCCGCGGCCTGCGATGTCGggtcgggcgcggcggacgagcgcTCTGGGGGCCGCGACGTCCTTGTTCTGCATGCACAAGAAGGAAAATTCGGGAAAATCCGAAAAAAATGATATATAGGCCGGCGAACAgagggcgcgcccgcccctggAAGCCAGACTCGCTGCAAACTTTTAAACACACTTTCCTTCCCTCGTGTAGGCAAACGCGTGTCTCCCCAGCGGTTTGCTTTCTGGCGGCGCAAGTGAAGACacgggagggcgcggagcggGCGGCAATGCGCAGCTGAAAAAGACTATTCTTCCGCGCTTTTTCATAGCTTTCCTGGCAGCCGGCACGCGGGCAGCTTCGCGATTCGACGTGCACGACTCTGAAACTTTAAGCTCGCAGgaccggcgctgcagcactcACCGCGCGTGGACGATGGAGCACAGCCGCCAGACTCCCGCGAGAGAGTCACGCGCCCAGATGACCTGCTTGACCGGGAGAGCGTTGGGGAACTgaacagaaaaaaagcggAACGAAACTGCCCTGGTGAGGCGCACATGCCGCAGAAGAATCGACACAAAGCAGGGCACGTGAAAAAGAAATAAAAAAAAGAGATAGAGATAAAACAACTGAGAGAGGACcgagcgagagcggaggagacgcgcaggaggtACGGGCGTGGAAAGAGACTGATGCCCGCCCCTGAGGGAGGCTCCCGCAGACAAGAAAAgatcgccgcgccgcgagttGGCAAGACGAAGagttttgttttttctttgtCGCTTACGGAGACGACGTAGGAGTCGCTCATGCGGGCGCTGCTGATCTGCTTGCCGCCCTTTTTGCCTTTGCAgttgcctgcgccgcccgccttgACGCCATTGCCCTTCCccaccgccttcgcgcctccCTTCGAAatcggcgcgtgcggcagcggcgcagccgcgcgttcaggcgcagcgcctgcgcgcgaccCGCTCGTCCCGCCCCGCGCCGAGACGCCCCCCGAGGCTGACATCCGCTTCATGATGCAGAAAAAATCAAAAGAGACGCATACGCGATCGAAGAAGGCAGGGCGGgcgggaagagagagagataggtagagagagaaagagacgacacgatgccgctcgcgcgggggcaggcgcggcgagcagaggcCGGTCTCGAAGGGACGGACGTgcacgcgcccgcagcgcggaggaagacaggCGGCttggcagcgccgcgaaaggGAGGAAATGCTGCGGAAGCCGAAGCCGAGGGGCTCGGAGCAGCGTCTGCACCAGCGAAAGCGGATCGAGAATCCTCTCTCAGAGACGTGCAGCTCGACGCAACGAGGCAGCTGGGAGACAATAGCGACGGAATGAAGATccgagcgacgcagaacgACAGCGGGGCGCGAAACAACGGGGGGGAAGAAACACTCCACGCATGAGAGACTGACaaacgcggagaggagacaacgAAGCGAGGCTTATCCAGAaaaaagacgaagaaaaacaaCAGGGCGAACGAtgcgggcgcgctggagcaccagcaagagacagcgaaggagagaaaagacgaaaaCAACTCAGCGAAGCGGACGCCCCTGTGAGACAATAGGAGAAAAGAAAccagaggagggggagagaacTGGAGAGAGGAGATTAAGACAGCTCGAGCTGCCGAGCAAGAAACGGTACCTCAGGAAAGAAAACAAGTAAAAAAGACACTCAGGAAGACCGGGAGCTAGAGCAGCGAGGAACGACAGAAAGGCTCCCAGGGAGTGAAGTCCGAGGCCGCAAAGAACCACCGAGAAgtgcagacagagaggaggagagaaagcagagagatgccctcgccctccgatgccctcgccctccgctgcggccgcgatcctcgcatctgcgcgcggctgcaaaGTGCGCTAGGCCTAGGCacctcctctcttctggtGTTTAGGCTTTTTATCCCTCTCgggggcgaaggcgtctcaactgaggctccgccgctcctcctctttcctctccagcgtctctctgcctccccctctctctgcagcctcggGAGGCCCTCTCTGCTTGTCGCCGTCGCACCTTTGTCGCGAGtgcggcagcgtcgcgctCAGCTTGCTTCGCTTGAGCAAGGCTGGGAGGCGCACAatgcggcctctgcgtcgggaaaggcggaaaaagaaaaaacgacTCGAAAAGAGTCTTTTGTCGCGGTCTTCTTCGATCGCGCGAccgggcggctcgcgccgcaggcggtgCGGGCTGGACGCGCGCCAGGAAATCAGAGAAACGGGGAAAAGGAGACGAGCAAAGCAgaaacgacgacgcggcgcccacgAAAGCGAGCGGCGGGAAAAAGACAGACATTTGACGAGATCTTTTCTCGAGAAAAATCCGGTAAAAAGCCGAGGTTTCGCGAAAGTGGTTCAACATGCAcgcgtcctctcgctcgtcgcccgGTTTTCCACAGGCACATACATGCGCCACACGCGAGCCGAGATCTCGTCGGCTTTCGCGTTTACTGCCcttctttctgcttctcgacTCTCTCACAGTTTCCTTTCCTTCGATGGGAGTCTCTCATGttttcgctgccttcgtcggTTGCTTTTTCGGCTGTCTACGGAGCGGTCATCCGTTTCTCTCGCCccgccctccctcgccctctctctcgcggtcCGCCTGGCGACCCCGTACGCTGCGTTTTCTTGACTCTGTCACTTCTATCCTCGACGACATCTGTtcattttctctctcttgattgccctctgcagcaggTGCGCTTGTGTcgacgcctcggcgcagaCCCTtatctcttcttcgcttgctTTTCTTTCCGGCTCGCGCCGTTGCATgtgtctcgcctcctcgctcttcgtccgcctctgcggcactcgttctcttcgcctctctgccgtTCAAAATTCCTCCTTCGGCTTTCGGCATCTTCTctgctggcgacggcgcagccgcgaggccgcgggggcggcgccaggaTGACGGGTCGTCATCGGATGGCCttccttccgccgctgctgctctgcGTTGCCCTCTTTTCTACCCTTCCCTCTTGTTCGCGGCTCTCGTCTGCTGCCCGCTCCCCTCTGCGCCCAGCCTTCCCTCTGTCTGCCgtgccgcgtctctccacgGCTTTCGTGCTTCCTTgtttctccgcttctccgctcACGCGCGGTTTCCCCTGCAGCCCTGGTGCGTGGCGAGGCCCTCCTTCGTCCTGCGTCCTGTCTTCGACCAGATGGCGGGGGCGACAAGAacgggcgctgcggcgcttcgccgcgagccAGCGTGACCAAAAAATCGTGTGGAACTCGCATCCcgttctccctctccttcctctcgctgaACCGCGCGAACGCCGATCGCGCCTTGGGATGGCGGACGCTGAAGCGGTGGGGTGTATTTACACCCCAGGGCGCATCTCGCCATACAGTGATACAGAGCCGGTGCGTCTCAGCTCGCGTTGCGGGATGCATCTCCTCAGCGACCACGAGTTTCTCGATGCGCAACGAGCGACGCGGATCGCTGCAGAGCTGCCTATGCGATGAGCCGCTTCCCCACTTATCAGACGCATACGCGCCTGTTCGTGTTTCCGTACTgttatacatatatatagacatatatctatatagtcatatataaatgtatgcATATGGAGCGTATAGCgtccgcgcatgcacatcCGGTGGTGTAGATGCTTTGTGGTTTCGCCGTTGTCCGCGGGcttctgcttttcttcgcgtAATCTCAACGCGCGTCACGAggcttcttttttttcatCTTCCAttgcgcttcgtctgcggcgtgtctgcttcctgcagacaggcgctgtggcctcggcggcggctgcgcagctcgatCTGCCGTCCTTTTTCCTCcgacgccgcgtcctcttcttgctAGCGCCCCTGACagacgccctcgcggcgtctctctgcgcgcagctgctgctccttgcaggcgcggcgccgagtgCGCTGAGTGTCGCGGAGCGTGGACAGTTTGCATCGTGCCGTTGCGGTGACGCCtttcgcagcggcgggcaggCGATATGCGACGCAGAATCCACGCCATTCCTCGCCTCGATCTTTCCGCAATCCCCTCGCTTGCACGGGCCCCAGCGCCCTGCGTCGTTGGCGTCGAACAGgggagaggagcgacgcgaagaaggcgaaaatGTGCTCGCAAGGCCTCCCGTGGAGCTGCTAGTCAACTGCCCAGGCGGATCCGTGACTGGAGGTG
This DNA window, taken from Besnoitia besnoiti strain Bb-Ger1 chromosome III, whole genome shotgun sequence, encodes the following:
- a CDS encoding hypothetical protein (encoded by transcript BESB_044990); amino-acid sequence: MTGRHRMAFLPPLLLCVALFSTLPSCSRLSSAARSPLRPAFPLSAVPRLSTAFVLPCFSASPLTRGFPCSPGAWRGPPSSCVLSSTRWRGRQERALRRFAASQRDQKIVWNSHPVLPLLPLAEPRERRSRLGMADAEATGAVASAAAAQLDLPSFFLRRRVLFLLAPLTDALAASLCAQLLLLAGAAPSALSVAERGQFASCRCGDAFRSGGQAICDAESTPFLASIFPQSPRLHGPQRPASLASNRGEERREEGENVLARPPVELLVNCPGGSVTGALALLDLFQTLPYEVHTTCLGQAAGVAALLLAAGTPGRRRAFPLARISLRQIEGRLEGQAEEIEQETAEVDAVQRLSYRRLAAFCNRRPPRGTEEGDKDATGEETREGIDKEEEAGFSSDVRLQMAGGGERTACARGHRADAPPGDAMREMTRGKTESDIQRDCENGMFLSAHEAVRYGLIDEVISPSRYRELREYGDRAE
- a CDS encoding histone lysine acetyltransferase MYST-A (encoded by transcript BESB_044980), whose product is MKRMSASGGVSARGGTSGSRAGAAPERAAAPLPHAPISKGGAKAVGKGNGVKAGGAGNCKGKKGGKQISSARMSDSYVVSFPNALPVKQVIWARDSLAGVWRLCSIVHARTRTSRPPERSSAAPDPTSQAAGPSPDDYDYYVHFLGFDRRLDQWKAWEEIRENEADLPPDEPSVKEVPDSSDDEHAGMDEEYLREHEEATKVKSINKIRMGRYSVDTWYFSPYPKLFQNVHTLHICEFCLTFFREETELQRHTRLCECRHPPGNEIYRDKDIAMFEVDGNHCRVYCENLCFLSKLFLDHKTLRHPVSLFLFYVMTEIDEKGYHITGYFSKEKYSKNNVSCILTLPQHQRKGYGKFLINFSYALSRAERKAGTPERPLSDLGKASYIAFWTEVIISLLERNEGRISVQDLSRLTCIETADILACLEHHGVLKSKGDCSFLVLPQQKIKSLKEAAGRPSRAVKAEELHWIPYDRFLMPFEYSPQA